From the genome of Orcinus orca chromosome 5, mOrcOrc1.1, whole genome shotgun sequence, one region includes:
- the LOC125964520 gene encoding proline-rich protein 36-like → MPVPSHRPQHQPLPAPPGPFQAARCTLPPRLLTPKRPPISSPHRFLGPQSARAQPPRLKGSRARRRALCSQFLWWGLPCPLRLPPSPELCSAWPEALPSPGQWLSRESSYSISLSRGPGLRLPGTQPQTRAEMRGASALAQMSKPLPRPPSAASGPVKRLPAGPLWGPCGCSVRALPASRCPFLEQYFRPGRCHWSPSRSLPGGPSAAAWGWGEPQHSPAEGQGPPPPLHPPTGAFSPSSLRGLWTFLPPASGQTWNVLRGPQSDSGLEGTHRSSGAAEQTSPPGISAPWVETHSCPPAVEGHGTPGCCPTRE, encoded by the coding sequence ATGCCTGTCCCCTCCCACCGCCCCCAGCATCAGCCCCTCCCGGCACCACCAGGCCCCTTCCAGGCAGCCCGCTGCACACTCCCACCCAGGCTCCTGACGCCAAAGCGTCCCCCGATCTCTTCCCCTCACCGCTTCCTGGGGCCCCAGAGTGCACGGGCCCAGCCCCCACGTCTGAAGGGGAGCCGAGCCCGGAGGAGGGCGCTTTGTTCTCAGTTCCTCTGGTGGGGGCTGCCCTGTCCTCTGCGCCTCCCGCCTTCACCTGAGCTGTGCTCCGCGTGGCCcgaggccctcccctcccctgggcagTGGCTGTCCCGCGAAAGCAGTTACTCCATCTCACTAAGCCGCGGGCCTGGGCTCCGGCTTCCTGGGACACAGCCCCAGACGCGTGCAGAGATGCGCGGCGCGTCCGCGCTGGCCCAGATGTCCAAGCCGCTGCCGCGCCCGCCCTCAGCCGCCTCCGGTCCCGTGAAGCGGCTGCCCGCCGGCCCTCTCTGGGGACCCTGTGGGTGCAGCGTACGTGCCCTGCCGGCCTCACGCTGTCCCTTTTTAGAGCAGTATTTTCGCCCAGGGAGATGCCACTGGTCACCCAGCCGCTCCTTACCCGGAGGCCCCAGTGCagcagcctgggggtggggagagccccAGCACAGTCCAGCCGAGGGAcaaggacccccccccccactacATCCACCAACAGGAGCCTTCAGCCCCTCTTCCCTCAGGGGACTCTGGACATTTTTACCCCCAGCAAGTGGCCAGACATGGAATGTTCTCAGGGGACCCCAAAGTGACTCAGGATTGGAGGGTACTCACAGGAGCTCTGGGGCTGCTGAGCAAACCAGTCCACCTGGGATTTCAGCTCCGTGGGTGGAGACCCACTCCTGTCCCCCCGCAGTGGAGGGACATGGGACGCCAGGAtgctgccccaccagggaatGA